The Clostridioides sp. ES-S-0010-02 genome window below encodes:
- a CDS encoding K(+)-transporting ATPase subunit C, which produces MKTLKPALLVSLVLLFVCGLVYPLVLTGVSQVAFKDKANGSMIEVNGVKVGSELIGQSFTDTRFFKGRVSSVNYNTYTKEDLIPDKDGNTVYGGVSSGSFNYGATNPELHDRVQKDIEQFLKDNPGVKKEDIPTDLLTASGSGLDPNISPASAKVQIPAIAKVSGISESKLQKIVDDNTSKKLFGVLGEDRVNVLKVNVEVAKILGLI; this is translated from the coding sequence ATGAAAACATTAAAACCAGCATTGCTTGTAAGTCTTGTATTGTTATTTGTTTGCGGACTTGTATATCCACTTGTTTTAACAGGCGTAAGTCAAGTTGCATTTAAAGATAAAGCTAATGGAAGTATGATAGAAGTAAATGGCGTAAAGGTTGGTTCAGAGCTTATTGGTCAAAGTTTTACAGATACAAGATTTTTTAAGGGAAGAGTTTCATCAGTAAACTATAATACTTATACAAAAGAAGATTTAATACCAGATAAGGATGGAAATACAGTTTATGGCGGTGTTTCATCGGGTTCTTTTAATTATGGGGCAACTAATCCAGAGCTTCATGATAGAGTTCAAAAAGACATTGAACAGTTTTTGAAGGATAATCCAGGTGTAAAAAAAGAAGATATACCAACAGATTTGCTTACAGCATCAGGTTCAGGACTTGACCCTAATATAAGTCCCGCTTCTGCAAAGGTTCAGATACCTGCTATAGCAAAAGTATCAGGAATATCAGAGAGTAAATTACAAAAAATTGTAGATGATAATACTTCAAAAAAACTTTTCGGAGTTTTAGGTGAAGATAGAGTTAATGTGTTAAAGGTTAATGTAGAGGTTGCAAAAATATTAGGTCTTATATAG
- the kdpB gene encoding potassium-transporting ATPase subunit KdpB yields the protein METKKTKFITKDIFKTSIIEAFKKLNPKYMMKNPVMFVVEIGFIVTLILTIVPSLFGDEGNNLRAYNGIVTIILFITVLFANFAEAVAEGRGKAQADTLKKTRKDTVARVLDKLGNEKMISASELKLGDIVLVNAGEVIPNDGEVIEGIASVDESAITGESAPVMRESGGDFASVTGGTTVVSDWLKIKITTKPGESFLDKMIALVEGASRQKTPNEIALNTLLVGLTLIFMVVLISLYPMANYAGVKIPISTMIALLVCLIPTTIGGLLSAIGIAGMDRVTRFNVIAMSGKAVEACGDVDTMILDKTGTITYGNRLASEFIAVGNADSKNLINYAVMCSLKDDTPEGKSIVDLGIKLGSTGKTKEAEEAEFVEFSAQTRMSGINLSDGTAIRKGAYDSIINRVKSSGGLVPDDLEESVNRVAKLGGTPLVVCVDNEIYGIIYLKDTVKSGLVERFARLREIGIKTIMCTGDNPLTAATIAREAGVDGFIAECKPEDKIEAIKKEQSEGKIVAMTGDGTNDAPALAQADVGLAMNSGTTSAKEAANMVDLDSDPTKILEVVEIGKQLLITRGALTTFSIANDIAKYFAIIPAIFTLAIPQMEILNIMKLSTSFSAILSALIFNAIIIPCLIPLAMKGVKYRPMKSQAMLMRNMLIFGLGGVIVPFLGIKVIDLLITPLVMVLNLG from the coding sequence ATGGAAACTAAAAAAACAAAGTTTATTACAAAAGATATTTTCAAAACTTCCATTATAGAAGCTTTTAAAAAATTAAATCCTAAATATATGATGAAAAATCCAGTTATGTTTGTTGTAGAGATTGGATTTATAGTAACTTTGATACTTACAATAGTACCTAGTTTGTTTGGAGATGAAGGTAATAACTTAAGAGCTTATAATGGGATTGTAACAATAATACTATTTATAACTGTTCTTTTTGCAAATTTTGCTGAAGCTGTAGCTGAAGGTAGAGGAAAAGCACAAGCAGATACATTAAAGAAAACTAGAAAAGATACAGTTGCAAGAGTTTTAGATAAATTAGGAAATGAAAAAATGATAAGTGCAAGCGAGCTAAAACTGGGAGATATTGTTTTAGTCAATGCAGGAGAAGTTATTCCAAATGATGGAGAAGTAATAGAAGGTATAGCTTCTGTGGATGAGTCAGCAATAACTGGAGAATCTGCACCTGTTATGAGAGAATCTGGAGGAGATTTCGCTTCTGTTACAGGAGGAACTACAGTTGTAAGTGACTGGCTAAAAATAAAAATAACAACAAAACCAGGAGAATCCTTCTTAGATAAAATGATAGCTCTTGTAGAAGGAGCTTCAAGACAAAAAACACCAAATGAAATTGCTTTAAATACTTTATTGGTGGGATTAACACTTATATTTATGGTTGTTTTAATCTCTCTTTATCCAATGGCAAATTATGCAGGTGTAAAGATTCCAATTTCTACTATGATAGCACTTTTGGTGTGTTTAATACCAACTACTATAGGTGGATTATTGTCAGCTATTGGTATTGCAGGTATGGATAGAGTAACTAGATTCAATGTTATTGCAATGTCAGGAAAAGCAGTAGAAGCTTGTGGTGATGTTGATACTATGATTTTGGATAAGACAGGTACTATTACTTATGGAAATAGACTTGCATCAGAATTTATAGCAGTTGGAAATGCAGATTCAAAAAATTTAATAAACTATGCTGTTATGTGCTCATTAAAAGATGACACACCAGAAGGAAAGTCTATAGTTGATTTAGGGATAAAATTAGGTTCAACAGGAAAAACAAAAGAGGCCGAAGAAGCTGAGTTTGTAGAATTCTCTGCACAAACTAGAATGAGTGGTATAAATTTATCTGATGGAACAGCTATTAGAAAAGGGGCTTATGACAGTATAATAAATCGAGTAAAATCTTCTGGTGGATTAGTACCAGACGATTTAGAAGAAAGTGTGAATAGAGTAGCAAAATTAGGTGGTACACCTCTAGTAGTGTGTGTCGATAATGAGATATACGGTATTATCTACTTAAAGGATACAGTAAAATCAGGTCTTGTAGAAAGATTTGCTAGACTTCGTGAGATAGGAATAAAGACAATCATGTGTACAGGAGATAATCCTTTAACAGCAGCCACAATTGCAAGAGAGGCTGGAGTAGATGGATTTATTGCAGAATGTAAACCAGAAGATAAGATAGAGGCAATAAAAAAAGAACAATCTGAAGGTAAAATAGTTGCTATGACAGGGGATGGAACAAATGATGCTCCTGCACTTGCTCAAGCAGATGTGGGTCTTGCTATGAATAGTGGTACAACATCTGCAAAGGAAGCAGCAAACATGGTAGATTTAGATTCAGACCCAACTAAAATATTAGAAGTGGTTGAAATAGGAAAACAGCTTTTAATAACACGTGGTGCTTTAACAACATTCAGTATAGCAAATGATATTGCAAAATACTTTGCAATTATACCAGCTATATTTACCCTTGCAATACCTCAAATGGAGATATTAAATATAATGAAGCTTTCTACATCATTTAGTGCGATATTATCAGCTTTAATATTTAATGCTATAATTATCCCATGTTTAATACCTCTTGCTATGAAAGGGGTAAAATATAGACCTATGAAATCGCAAGCTATGCTAATGAGAAATATGCTTATTTTTGGTCTTGGTGGGGTTATAGTACCATTTTTAGGAATAAAAGTAATTGATTTATTAATTACACCTTTAGTAATGGTTCTTAATTTAGGTTAA
- the kdpA gene encoding potassium-transporting ATPase subunit KdpA, producing MFMVQIVIVLAIFMVLVIPMGKYLYHISTNQKTFGDKVFDKIDNGIYKVCSIDKKKEMNWKQYALALLVTNAVMVFIGYVILRTQSMHIFNPNGIKGMEQSLSFNTIISFMTNTNLQHYSGETGLSYLSQMTVIIYMMFTSAATGYAAAMAFVRGLVGKKKTLGNFYVDLIRITTRVLLPGALIVGIILVTQGVPQTFAGTETVTTIEGKLQDIAKGPVAALESIKHLGTNGGGFFGSNSSHPFENPTIISNIVEMLSMMILPGACVVAFGHMIKNKKQGWVVFGAMSIIFLIGLIVCFRAESAGNPILSQLGLNQSMGSMEGKEVRFGIAQSALFTTVTTSFTTGTVNNMHDTLTPLGGLVPLLNMMLNVVFGGKGVGLMNMLMYAIIAVFLCGLMVGRTPEFLTKKIEGKEMKLIALLIILHPLLILMFSGLAVALPAGLEGISNPGFHGLSQVLYEFASSAANNGSGFEGLGDNTMFWNITTGIVMFFGRYVSIIILLAISSLLASKNSVNESIGTLRTDNFTFTIILVLVVLIVGALTFFPALALGPISEHLVLWH from the coding sequence ATTTTTATGGTACAGATAGTAATAGTATTGGCGATATTTATGGTTTTAGTAATACCTATGGGTAAATATTTATATCATATATCCACTAACCAAAAAACATTTGGAGATAAAGTGTTTGATAAAATAGACAATGGCATATATAAGGTATGTAGCATAGATAAGAAAAAAGAAATGAATTGGAAGCAATATGCTTTAGCTTTATTAGTTACAAATGCAGTCATGGTGTTTATAGGATATGTAATACTTAGAACTCAGAGCATGCATATTTTTAATCCTAATGGAATTAAAGGTATGGAACAAAGTTTATCATTTAATACAATAATAAGTTTTATGACAAACACGAATCTTCAACATTACTCAGGTGAAACAGGGCTTTCATATCTTAGTCAAATGACAGTGATAATATACATGATGTTTACATCAGCAGCAACAGGATATGCAGCGGCCATGGCATTTGTAAGAGGGTTAGTAGGCAAAAAGAAAACATTAGGCAACTTTTATGTAGATTTAATTAGAATAACAACAAGAGTACTTTTACCAGGGGCTTTAATTGTTGGTATTATATTAGTTACACAAGGAGTACCACAAACTTTTGCTGGTACAGAAACAGTAACTACTATAGAAGGAAAACTTCAAGATATAGCTAAAGGTCCTGTGGCAGCACTTGAATCAATAAAACACTTAGGAACAAATGGAGGAGGATTTTTTGGTTCAAATTCATCACATCCATTTGAAAATCCAACAATAATATCAAATATAGTAGAGATGTTATCTATGATGATATTACCAGGAGCTTGTGTTGTTGCATTTGGACATATGATAAAGAATAAAAAACAAGGTTGGGTTGTATTTGGTGCAATGTCAATCATATTTTTAATAGGTTTAATAGTTTGTTTTAGAGCAGAAAGTGCAGGAAATCCTATCTTATCACAATTAGGACTTAATCAAAGCATGGGAAGTATGGAAGGTAAAGAAGTTAGATTTGGTATAGCTCAATCAGCATTGTTTACGACAGTGACGACTTCCTTTACAACTGGTACAGTTAACAATATGCATGATACCTTAACTCCTCTAGGAGGATTAGTACCACTTTTAAATATGATGTTAAATGTCGTATTTGGTGGTAAAGGTGTAGGCCTTATGAATATGCTAATGTACGCTATAATAGCAGTATTTTTATGTGGATTAATGGTAGGAAGAACACCAGAATTCTTAACTAAGAAAATTGAAGGAAAAGAAATGAAGCTTATAGCTTTACTTATTATATTACATCCACTTTTGATACTTATGTTCTCTGGACTTGCAGTAGCACTACCAGCAGGTCTTGAGGGAATTTCAAATCCTGGATTCCATGGATTATCACAGGTTTTATATGAGTTTGCATCTTCAGCAGCTAATAATGGCTCAGGATTTGAAGGTTTAGGAGATAATACTATGTTCTGGAATATAACAACAGGTATAGTTATGTTTTTTGGAAGATATGTGTCTATTATAATATTACTTGCAATATCAAGTTTATTAGCATCTAAGAACTCTGTAAATGAAAGCATAGGAACACTTAGAACTGATAATTTCACATTTACAATAATTTTAGTATTGGTTGTTTTAATTGTTGGTGCTTTAACATTTTTCCCAGCCTTAGCGCTTGGACCTATTTCAGAGCATCTAGTATTATGGCACTAA
- the kdpF gene encoding K(+)-transporting ATPase subunit F, whose translation MEVLPMWFLAVVIVMLIVYLVYALINPEKF comes from the coding sequence ATGGAGGTATTACCTATGTGGTTTCTGGCAGTTGTAATTGTAATGTTGATAGTATATTTGGTGTATGCGCTTATTAATCCTGAAAAATTCTAA
- a CDS encoding YitT family protein, translating into MARRLFLERIGLILLGSAILAFGVYNFYYLNNITEGGVLGILLLLKNLFNIQPAIANIVIDGLLLLVGYKFFGKKFLIYSIVASISFSVLYDLFEAIGPLVPQSQNMLLSTILAGITVGVGVGIIVKAGCASGGDDALALVISKTTSLNIGQVYLATDVIVLLLSLVYLSAFDIFYSLIAVTISGKVIDFIYYHGKNLDMDMSNEIVPEC; encoded by the coding sequence ATGGCCAGGCGGTTATTTTTAGAAAGAATTGGACTTATATTATTAGGTTCAGCAATATTAGCATTTGGAGTTTATAATTTTTACTATCTAAACAACATAACAGAAGGTGGAGTGTTAGGTATTTTACTACTGTTAAAAAATTTATTCAACATACAACCAGCAATAGCAAATATTGTAATTGATGGTTTACTACTTTTAGTAGGATATAAATTTTTCGGTAAAAAATTCCTAATATATTCAATAGTAGCTTCTATAAGTTTTTCAGTATTATATGATTTATTTGAAGCTATAGGACCTCTTGTACCACAATCACAAAATATGCTTTTATCAACTATTTTGGCAGGTATAACTGTAGGAGTAGGAGTAGGGATAATAGTAAAAGCAGGTTGTGCATCGGGAGGAGACGATGCTTTAGCATTAGTAATTTCTAAGACTACATCTTTGAACATAGGGCAAGTTTATCTAGCAACAGATGTTATTGTATTGTTGTTATCATTAGTTTACCTATCCGCATTTGATATTTTTTATTCTTTAATTGCTGTTACGATTAGTGGTAAAGTAATTGATTTTATTTACTATCATGGTAAAAATTTAGATATGGATATGAGTAATGAAATAGTTCCAGAATGTTAA